One segment of Chthoniobacterales bacterium DNA contains the following:
- a CDS encoding VOC family protein: MSVQVYGCNHIAIEVDDVKKAVAFYRDVFNLRKLDEGEGDAFFKLGQHQFLAIFEVKKLRRDRMRHFGIMVRDEAQIAEVRKKLTGKYGIKLIPGFRCDFRDPFGNRIQVVDLHDESLVWMLPYAEVQKQGIKFSKKTQR; this comes from the coding sequence ATGAGCGTCCAGGTTTACGGCTGTAACCATATCGCGATCGAAGTCGACGACGTAAAAAAAGCGGTCGCGTTCTACCGGGACGTCTTCAATCTCAGGAAGCTCGATGAAGGCGAAGGCGACGCTTTCTTCAAGCTCGGGCAGCACCAGTTCCTGGCGATCTTCGAAGTGAAAAAGCTGAGGCGCGACCGGATGCGCCACTTCGGCATCATGGTTCGGGATGAAGCGCAGATCGCCGAAGTGCGCAAGAAGCTAACGGGTAAATACGGAATCAAACTAATCCCCGGATTTCGGTGCGACTTCCGCGATCCCTTTGGCAATCGCATCCAGGTTGTCGATCTCCACGACGAATCCCTTGTCTGGATGCTGCCTTACGCCGAAGTCCAGAAACAGGGAATCAAGTTTTCGAAGAAGACGCAGCGCTGA
- a CDS encoding amino acid permease gives MTSRRNGPHTISPLTATCIVVANMVGTGIFTSLGFQVTGLPTGFSILALWIAGGVCALCGALSYAELGAALPRSGGEYHFLREIYHPSLGFLAGWISSTIGFAAPVAIAAIAFGTYFADVFPGFNPLVLSLAIVTICTLVLLRDLQLGSVFQNGSTILKIALILIIVAAGLFVKADQPVSFLPAKGDGALILSAPFAVSLYWVMYAYSGWNASTYIVGELRNPARTVPLSVGLGTILVILLYVATNAAFLRTTPTAEMAGKQQVALIAGSHIFGSAGGKITGVFICLGLISSVSGMMWIGPRITAAMGEDLRALSWLGRRNPHGVPVNAILTQFAIVIVLLLTATFEKAVNYVQFSLTLCSTLTVLGVFVLRWKRPDLPRPYRTWGYPVTPLIFLAISLWMLEHLLADASTRAPSLWGLATMALGLTVYFLSPKTAAPRAS, from the coding sequence ATGACTTCGCGGCGGAACGGCCCTCATACAATTTCGCCGCTCACCGCCACCTGCATCGTGGTCGCCAACATGGTGGGCACCGGGATTTTCACTAGCCTGGGTTTCCAGGTCACCGGGTTGCCAACTGGCTTTTCGATCCTCGCGCTTTGGATCGCCGGCGGAGTTTGCGCCTTGTGCGGGGCCCTCTCCTACGCTGAGCTCGGAGCCGCCCTGCCGCGCTCGGGCGGGGAATACCATTTCCTTCGCGAAATCTACCATCCGTCGCTCGGGTTTCTCGCCGGCTGGATCTCGTCCACCATCGGGTTCGCCGCGCCGGTGGCGATCGCTGCGATCGCGTTCGGCACTTATTTTGCCGACGTTTTCCCAGGATTTAACCCGCTCGTCCTTTCACTCGCCATTGTGACCATTTGCACGCTGGTCCTGCTGCGCGATCTCCAGCTGGGCAGCGTCTTTCAAAACGGCTCCACCATTTTGAAGATCGCGCTCATCCTCATCATCGTGGCGGCCGGTCTTTTCGTTAAAGCGGACCAGCCGGTTTCATTTCTTCCGGCCAAAGGCGACGGAGCTTTGATCCTGAGCGCCCCGTTCGCGGTGAGCCTTTACTGGGTGATGTACGCTTATTCGGGCTGGAACGCGTCGACCTACATCGTCGGCGAGCTGCGGAATCCGGCTCGGACCGTGCCCTTATCGGTCGGGCTCGGGACGATCCTGGTCATTCTTCTTTACGTGGCCACGAACGCCGCCTTCCTCCGCACGACGCCCACTGCGGAAATGGCGGGCAAACAGCAGGTCGCCCTCATCGCCGGTTCCCATATTTTCGGCTCGGCCGGTGGCAAAATTACCGGTGTTTTCATTTGTCTCGGCCTTATTTCGAGCGTGAGCGGCATGATGTGGATCGGGCCGCGCATCACCGCGGCGATGGGCGAAGACCTGCGCGCGCTGAGCTGGCTCGGCCGCCGCAATCCGCACGGGGTCCCGGTCAACGCGATCCTGACCCAGTTTGCCATCGTCATCGTCCTGTTGTTGACGGCGACTTTTGAAAAGGCGGTCAACTACGTGCAATTCAGCCTCACCCTCTGCTCGACCCTGACCGTGCTCGGCGTCTTCGTTTTACGCTGGAAACGCCCCGATCTCCCCCGCCCTTATCGCACCTGGGGATATCCGGTCACGCCGCTGATCTTTCTCGCCATCAGCCTCTGGATGCTGGAACATCTCCTGGCCGATGCCTCCACCCGTGCGCCGTCCCTCTGGGGACTTGCCACAATGGCGCTAGGTTTGACCGTTTATTTTCTTTCTCCGAAAACTGCGGCCCCGCGCGCGTCCTAA
- a CDS encoding class I SAM-dependent methyltransferase, protein MSQITNSYSENWFRFFHAGIPESRTRQEVDFICACAPLPRFRDVLDVCCGMGRHVRALAQRGYAVTGVERDAAAIAAAREREGGVTYVEADIRDYAPRLDAYDLTILMSQSFGYFDPPANRDLLKRLANGLREGGRMILDLWNPEFFARHQGTRDFELPSGIVREQKEVRDGRLYVHLDYPGGGADAFEWQLFTAEEMQSLAESVELSLAIACTDFDAATKPDSSNPRLQFVLERQPES, encoded by the coding sequence ATGAGCCAGATAACAAATTCGTATTCGGAGAATTGGTTCCGGTTCTTTCATGCCGGCATCCCGGAGAGTCGCACCAGGCAGGAAGTGGATTTCATTTGCGCGTGCGCGCCTTTGCCGCGGTTTCGGGATGTCCTTGATGTCTGTTGTGGAATGGGAAGGCATGTCCGTGCGCTGGCTCAGCGGGGTTATGCGGTGACAGGCGTCGAGCGTGATGCCGCTGCGATCGCCGCGGCGCGCGAACGGGAGGGTGGCGTGACCTACGTCGAGGCCGACATCCGCGACTACGCACCGCGTCTGGACGCTTATGATCTCACGATTCTGATGTCGCAAAGCTTTGGTTATTTCGATCCGCCCGCCAATCGCGACCTGCTGAAACGATTGGCGAACGGGCTACGCGAGGGCGGTCGCATGATTCTCGATCTGTGGAACCCGGAGTTCTTTGCGAGGCATCAGGGAACCCGGGATTTCGAGCTGCCGTCCGGGATTGTGCGCGAGCAAAAAGAAGTCAGGGACGGGCGGCTCTACGTCCATCTCGATTACCCCGGAGGCGGTGCCGATGCGTTCGAATGGCAATTATTTACGGCCGAGGAAATGCAATCGCTGGCTGAATCAGTTGAGCTCTCCCTCGCCATTGCGTGCACAGATTTCGACGCGGCGACAAAGCCGGACAGCAGTAATCCCCGTCTTCAGTTTGTTCTCGAGCGGCAGCCAGAATCTTGA
- a CDS encoding serine hydrolase domain-containing protein, with the protein MKKWLLLSVLVFAGSALAAPVNPNALRAAAAYSRSAGGTSFLALQNGQALLEQNANEGHKIYSGTKAFWCLAALAAAEDGLLSLDENVANTIPAWASDSRKSRITIRQLLDFSAGLEPVNGLHNNNPGDRDAIAIRAPIVARPGSTFIYGPAALQVFHAVLKAKLNGESPTHYLERRVLGRMGLGSQRYLTDSAGNPLLAAGWVLSARQWSRMGELVLNGGAPVVSPSSLAQCWRGSGANRAFSLGWWNNRNAPGGREFDIEKMLVPPWHRQSWGGTVLCRTAPSEVVACIGSYYQRLYVIPSMGLVVVRNGAGGRFSDGQFLRLLVGR; encoded by the coding sequence ATGAAGAAATGGCTTCTCCTTTCGGTGTTGGTTTTCGCGGGCTCGGCGTTGGCGGCTCCGGTTAATCCAAATGCGTTGCGGGCAGCAGCGGCTTATTCGCGGAGCGCGGGAGGAACCTCGTTCCTCGCTTTGCAGAATGGGCAAGCCCTCCTCGAGCAGAATGCGAACGAAGGGCACAAGATTTATAGCGGGACGAAAGCGTTCTGGTGTCTGGCAGCCCTGGCGGCGGCCGAGGATGGATTGCTCAGCCTCGATGAAAACGTCGCCAACACGATCCCGGCGTGGGCCAGCGATTCGCGGAAGTCTCGGATCACGATCCGGCAACTCCTCGATTTCTCCGCCGGCTTGGAACCGGTCAACGGCCTTCACAACAACAATCCGGGCGACCGCGACGCGATTGCGATCCGGGCGCCGATCGTCGCCCGGCCGGGCAGCACTTTCATTTACGGGCCGGCGGCGCTCCAGGTCTTTCACGCGGTTCTGAAAGCGAAACTGAATGGCGAATCGCCCACGCATTATCTGGAGCGGCGCGTTCTGGGCCGAATGGGACTGGGTTCGCAGCGTTACCTGACCGATAGCGCGGGCAATCCGCTCCTGGCGGCCGGTTGGGTTTTGAGCGCACGGCAGTGGTCGAGGATGGGTGAGCTGGTCTTGAACGGCGGCGCCCCCGTGGTCAGCCCGAGCTCGCTAGCGCAATGCTGGCGCGGTTCGGGCGCGAACCGGGCCTTCTCGTTAGGCTGGTGGAATAATCGAAATGCTCCCGGAGGCCGCGAGTTCGACATTGAAAAGATGCTGGTGCCTCCGTGGCATCGGCAGAGCTGGGGCGGGACCGTGCTTTGCCGCACCGCGCCTTCGGAGGTGGTGGCGTGTATTGGATCCTATTACCAGCGGCTCTACGTCATTCCGTCGATGGGCCTGGTAGTGGTCAGGAATGGCGCCGGCGGGAGATTTTCTGATGGGCAATTCCTGCGACTACTGGTCGGGCGATAG